One genomic window of Onychomys torridus chromosome 19, mOncTor1.1, whole genome shotgun sequence includes the following:
- the LOC118570584 gene encoding formyl peptide receptor 2-like has product MDSDCGYEGHYLKWAPAEEKGSHNKREDLQGTAGFDQALPVDFSGYEPIANGNNGHGCAEPNDEPDDASDGEHGDGHLLLLDRICGPGGEVKRTACFPWPKFIRNCGHTNDNWQGADKMEANYSIPLNASELVVYDSTTSRVLWILSMVVLSITFFLGVLGNGLVIWVAGFRMAHTVTTIFYLNLALADFSFTATLPFLITSMAMKEKWPFGWFLCKLIHIVVDINLFGSVFLIALIALDRCICVLHPVWAQNHRTVSLARKVIIGPWILALILTLPIFLFLTTVRDQRGNVYCTFSFVSWGDTDVDRLKTAITMLTARGIIRFIIGFSMPMSIVAICYGLIAAKIRRRDLVNSSRPLRVLTAVVASFFICWFPFQLVALLGTVWLKEMLLGGGYKILDMFVHPTSSLAFFNSCLNPMVYVFMGQDFRKRLIHSLPSSLERALSEDPAQISGTGTNSLPADIEIKAI; this is encoded by the exons ATGGACTCTGATTGTGGATATGAGGGCCACTACCTGAAATGGGCACCAGCAGAGGAAAAAGGCAGCCACAACAAAAGAGAGGACCTGCAGGGGACGGCTGGATTTGATCAGGCCTTGCCTGTGGATTTTAGTGGCTATGAGCCCATAGCAAATGGCAACAATGGACATGGGTGTGCTGAACCCAATGATGAACCTGATGATGCCTCTGACGGTGAGCATGGTGATGGCCACCTTCTGCTTCTCGACAGGATCTGTGGTCCAGGGGGAGAAGTCAAAAGAACAGCCTGTTTTCCCTGGCCCAAGTTTATCAGGAATTGTGGTCACACGAATGATAACTGGCAAG GTGCAGACAAAATGGAAGCCAACTACTCCATTCCTCTGAATGCATCAGAACTGGTGGTCTATGATTCTACTACCTCCAGAGTTCTCTGGATCCTCTCAATGGTGGTCCTCTCCATCACTTTTTTTCTTGGGGTGCTGGGCAATGGGCTTGTGATCTGGGTAGCTGGATTCCGGATGGCACACACTGTCACAACTATCTTTTATCTGAACTTGGCTTTGGCTGACTTCTCTTTCACGGCTACTCTACCATTCCTCATCACCTCAATGGCCATGAAAGAAAAATGGCCGTTTGGCTGGTTCTTGTGTAAATTAATTCACATTGTGGTGGACATAAACCTATTTGGAAGTGTCTTTTTGATTGCTCTCATCGCTTTGGACCGCTGTATTTGTGTCCTGCATCCAGTCTGGGCTCAGAACCACCGCACTGTGAGCCTGGCTAGGAAGGTGATCATTGGACCCTGGATTCTTGCTCTCATCCTCACATTGCCTATTTTCCTCTTCTTGACTACAGTAAGAGATCAAAGAGGGAATGTGTACTGTACATTCAGCTTTGTGTCCTGGGGTGACACTGATGTGGACCGATTGAAAACAGCTATCACTATGCTAACAGCTAGAGGGATCATCAGGTTCATTATTGGCTTCAGCATGCCCATGTCCATCGTTGCCATCTGCTACGGACTCATCGCTGCCAAGATCCGCAGAAGAGACCTTGTTAATTCCAGCCGTCCCTTACGGGTCCTGACTGCAGTTGTGGCTTCCTTCTTTATCTGTTGGTTTCCCTTTCAGCTGGTGGCCCTTTTAGGCACAGTCTGGCTCAAAGAGATGCTTTTAGGTGGTGGTTATAAAATTCTTGACATGTTCGTTCACCCAACAAGCTCATTGGCCTTCTTCAATAGCTGCCTCAACCCCATGGTCTACGTTTTCATGGGACAGGACTTTAGAAAACGACTGATTCATTCCCTGCCTTCCAGTCTGGAGAGAGCCCTGAGTGAAGACCCTGCCCAGATCAGTGGTACAGGCACCAATTCACTTCCTGCAGACattgaaataaaagcaatatga